A part of Fibrobacter sp. UWR4 genomic DNA contains:
- a CDS encoding glutamine--tRNA ligase/YqeY domain fusion protein, which produces MDIPESSNFIQDIIVNDLQTGKRNKVLTRFPPEPNGYIHIGHAKSICLNFGTAQKFGGFTNLRFDDTNPTKEDVEYVDSIREDVKWLGFQWKEEFFASDYYDQIYAFAEKMIEMGKAYVEDLTRDEMQEYRGNDAGKPSKPSPYRDRSVEENMKLFREMRDGKYADGEKCLRAKVDLSSPNMNMRDPVIYRTKHCSHHRTGDKWCIYPMYDFAHPISDWIEGITHSICTLEFEAHRPLYDWFLIELGLENRPQQIEFSRLNLTYTMMSKRKLLELVETKAVLGWNDPRMPTVCGFRRRGFTPSSIREFCSRIGVSKAESMVDVNLLYFCIREELNQSAKRVMAVIDPVKVVIDNWEDGKVEMVEVENNPNDPNAGTRMVPFGKELYIEADDFMEEPPKKYFRLKPEGEVRLKGAYFVTCKSVEKDANGKVTVIHCEYDPASKGGESPDGRKVKGTIHWVSAAHAVDAEVRLIDNLFTLEDPSNVPEGEDWHSYLNPESMVIKQAKVEPALADAKMEDRFQFLRLGYFCLDSDDSKPGHLVFNRTVGLKDSFNK; this is translated from the coding sequence ATGGACATTCCTGAATCTTCCAATTTTATTCAAGACATTATCGTCAACGACTTGCAGACTGGCAAGCGCAACAAGGTTCTTACCCGTTTCCCGCCGGAACCTAACGGCTACATTCACATCGGCCATGCCAAGTCCATTTGCCTGAACTTCGGTACCGCCCAGAAGTTTGGTGGTTTTACCAACCTCCGCTTCGATGACACCAACCCCACCAAGGAAGACGTGGAGTATGTGGATTCCATCCGCGAAGACGTGAAGTGGCTGGGCTTCCAGTGGAAGGAAGAATTCTTTGCTTCCGACTATTACGATCAGATTTATGCCTTCGCCGAAAAGATGATCGAAATGGGCAAGGCCTACGTTGAAGACCTGACCCGCGACGAAATGCAGGAATACCGCGGCAACGACGCCGGTAAGCCTTCCAAGCCGTCTCCGTACCGCGACCGTAGCGTTGAAGAAAACATGAAGCTGTTCCGCGAAATGCGTGACGGCAAGTACGCCGATGGCGAAAAGTGCCTCCGTGCAAAGGTGGACCTCTCTAGCCCCAACATGAACATGCGCGACCCGGTGATCTACCGTACCAAGCACTGCTCTCATCACCGCACTGGCGACAAGTGGTGCATCTATCCTATGTACGACTTCGCTCACCCCATCAGCGACTGGATCGAAGGCATTACCCACTCCATCTGTACTCTTGAATTTGAAGCCCATCGTCCGCTGTACGATTGGTTCCTCATTGAACTTGGCTTGGAGAACCGCCCCCAGCAGATTGAATTCTCTCGCCTGAACCTGACCTACACCATGATGAGTAAGCGTAAGCTTCTCGAACTGGTGGAAACCAAGGCTGTTCTTGGCTGGAACGACCCCCGTATGCCCACGGTATGCGGCTTCCGTCGTCGTGGCTTTACTCCCAGCTCCATTCGCGAATTCTGCAGCCGTATCGGCGTGTCCAAGGCGGAATCCATGGTGGACGTAAACCTGCTCTACTTCTGCATCCGTGAAGAATTGAACCAGAGCGCCAAGCGCGTCATGGCTGTGATCGACCCGGTGAAGGTTGTCATCGACAACTGGGAAGACGGCAAGGTGGAAATGGTTGAAGTGGAAAACAACCCCAACGATCCGAACGCCGGAACCCGCATGGTGCCGTTCGGCAAGGAACTCTACATCGAAGCAGACGACTTCATGGAAGAACCTCCCAAGAAGTACTTCCGCTTGAAGCCGGAAGGGGAAGTTCGCCTGAAGGGCGCCTACTTCGTCACCTGCAAGAGTGTCGAAAAGGACGCAAACGGCAAGGTCACCGTCATCCACTGCGAATACGATCCCGCTTCCAAGGGTGGCGAATCTCCGGACGGTCGCAAGGTCAAGGGCACCATCCACTGGGTAAGTGCCGCTCACGCTGTGGACGCTGAAGTCCGCCTCATCGACAACCTCTTCACTCTGGAAGATCCGTCCAATGTTCCCGAAGGCGAAGATTGGCACAGCTACCTGAATCCGGAATCCATGGTTATCAAGCAGGCTAAGGTGGAACCCGCCCTCGCTGATGCCAAGATGGAAGACCGCTTCCAGTTCCTGCGTCTCGGTTACTTCTGCCTGGATTCCGACGATTCCAAGCCGGGCCACCTGGTGTTCAACCGCACTGTGGGCCTGAAGGACTCCTTCAATAAGTAA
- a CDS encoding CotH kinase family protein produces MGSYSKILFMGGVVAFSAANALAQTYDLPIIFVDTKAKCLDNKVTEKIPATMRVLDAATNSVADSAKGTSYDIGIKVRGQSSALFPKPGYSVEVRDSLGEGIDVSMLGLPPADDWVFHGPYVDKSMMRNSLAHWLFRQAGRYSPRTMHFDLYINGVYRGVYVLIEKIKRGKYRVNVSKLKEEDISGDDVTGGYIWAFDKTGTNTGGAGSGSVNNEGFGTSDGLNVILHYPKKENIKKEQEDYLKNYLNDLEGLFKNGKNGNGYENYVDVSSAVDYVLHQEVTNNADSYWCSFFLHKPKDSKGGKVTLGPPWDFNLAMSNGSSPEGQNNNNGGWGGGFGGFGGMGGAGGFGSSGTTGWQIENSSKLIADGNGGGGMWGGFGGSSLKAPRWLTSMWKDSNYQSELKKRWAELRSGVWHTKTVDAYLDSMKIYLKNAANRNFERWPNLGKASGQNDADPQPMKYCNQSGGGFGMAMGGYNADTWDGEVEHLRKKMKERMVWMDEQLGFKEPADPIVTEPVIHIPVIEDKKDSVETPPVAQRIDYTRLSPTNYFTVNGSRLEIQTDIGGTFAIIDLKGSVLFKTKIKEGQTSMKIPAKARNSHWIATLNGKMLSR; encoded by the coding sequence ATGGGTTCGTATTCCAAGATTCTATTTATGGGTGGCGTTGTTGCTTTTTCCGCAGCAAATGCTTTAGCGCAGACATACGATCTGCCGATTATCTTTGTCGATACCAAAGCCAAGTGCCTAGACAACAAAGTTACTGAAAAAATCCCTGCTACAATGAGAGTGCTAGACGCCGCTACAAATTCCGTAGCCGACAGCGCCAAAGGGACTTCCTATGATATTGGCATCAAGGTTAGAGGGCAATCCTCAGCACTTTTCCCCAAACCAGGCTATAGCGTGGAAGTCCGGGACTCATTGGGAGAAGGAATCGATGTAAGCATGTTAGGGCTCCCCCCTGCAGATGACTGGGTCTTTCACGGACCATACGTAGACAAGTCCATGATGCGAAATTCCCTAGCCCACTGGCTCTTTAGGCAGGCTGGCCGCTACAGTCCCCGCACTATGCACTTCGACTTGTACATCAATGGGGTTTACCGCGGTGTGTACGTGCTTATCGAGAAAATCAAGCGCGGCAAATATCGCGTAAACGTATCCAAGCTGAAAGAAGAAGACATCAGCGGAGACGACGTAACCGGCGGTTACATCTGGGCCTTTGACAAGACCGGCACAAACACAGGCGGGGCTGGTTCCGGCAGCGTTAACAACGAAGGCTTTGGCACATCCGATGGCCTAAATGTCATTCTCCATTATCCCAAAAAAGAAAATATCAAGAAGGAGCAGGAAGACTACCTGAAAAATTACCTGAACGATCTTGAAGGATTGTTCAAGAACGGCAAGAATGGAAACGGCTACGAAAACTACGTAGACGTGAGTTCTGCCGTAGACTATGTTCTCCATCAGGAAGTGACCAACAATGCAGATTCCTACTGGTGCAGTTTCTTCTTGCATAAACCCAAGGACAGCAAGGGCGGAAAAGTTACGTTAGGCCCTCCATGGGATTTTAACTTAGCCATGAGCAATGGATCCTCTCCAGAAGGTCAAAACAACAACAATGGCGGTTGGGGCGGAGGCTTCGGCGGATTTGGTGGTATGGGCGGAGCTGGTGGTTTTGGAAGTTCCGGAACCACAGGATGGCAAATCGAAAATAGCAGCAAGCTAATCGCCGACGGGAACGGCGGTGGCGGTATGTGGGGCGGCTTTGGGGGAAGTTCCTTAAAGGCTCCCCGTTGGCTCACCAGCATGTGGAAGGACAGCAACTATCAAAGCGAACTAAAGAAACGTTGGGCAGAATTACGTAGTGGAGTCTGGCATACCAAAACAGTGGATGCCTATCTGGATTCCATGAAAATTTATCTGAAGAATGCTGCGAATAGAAATTTTGAACGTTGGCCTAATCTAGGTAAAGCGAGTGGTCAGAACGACGCAGACCCGCAGCCCATGAAATACTGCAACCAGTCTGGTGGCGGTTTCGGAATGGCCATGGGCGGCTATAATGCAGACACCTGGGACGGCGAAGTAGAACATCTCCGTAAAAAGATGAAAGAACGCATGGTCTGGATGGATGAGCAGCTTGGATTCAAGGAACCCGCCGATCCTATTGTTACTGAACCCGTAATCCACATTCCTGTTATTGAAGATAAGAAGGACTCCGTAGAGACTCCTCCCGTAGCTCAAAGAATTGACTATACCAGGCTCTCCCCCACCAATTACTTTACTGTAAATGGGTCTCGTCTTGAGATCCAAACAGACATTGGAGGAACCTTCGCCATCATTGACTTAAAGGGTTCCGTCTTATTCAAGACAAAGATTAAAGAGGGACAAACATCCATGAAAATTCCTGCAAAAGCAAGGAATTCGCACTGGATCGCAACCCTTAACGGCAAGATGCTTAGCCGATAA
- a CDS encoding DUF3300 domain-containing protein, whose product MMKDLFKSAWSRFLGILLVCMAALPSSANAAHNFTPSELDTLVATIALYPDPLLVHVLTASTYGEQIPAANQWAQAHKDLKGEELATAMENANLSYDPSVQALIPFPTVLGTMAKYRTWSDQLGDAVSVQKEDVMDAVQRLRSRAYDHGQLKSDDQVRVEKNETIVIEPTRTEYVYVPVYNPNVVFYVHAGGDPAVRYHHHAWLGSWFGEWGWGSCWFEWDSHFIYVRDYRWYHHRPIPHHPRRYSPPPRHRRLEPVRSSTRPRENRFDDRRPENHRLDDRRTEDRWTDRRVDEHRFEDRRSDNRNEKQGRTFSRNGSWEDHRQDDNPPPSSNKNTSSSSPLVKKHSASGGNGGFTRIKR is encoded by the coding sequence ATGATGAAAGATTTGTTTAAAAGTGCTTGGTCAAGGTTTTTGGGAATTCTGCTGGTTTGCATGGCGGCTTTGCCGTCTTCTGCAAATGCCGCACACAATTTTACTCCTAGCGAATTGGATACGCTGGTTGCAACCATTGCGCTGTATCCAGATCCGCTATTGGTACATGTGCTGACAGCTTCTACGTATGGGGAACAGATACCTGCTGCAAATCAATGGGCTCAGGCTCATAAGGATTTAAAGGGCGAAGAACTTGCTACTGCAATGGAAAATGCGAATCTATCTTACGATCCCAGCGTGCAGGCTTTGATTCCGTTCCCCACCGTTCTTGGAACTATGGCGAAATATCGTACCTGGTCTGATCAGCTTGGAGATGCGGTTTCCGTCCAGAAGGAAGATGTGATGGATGCTGTTCAGCGTTTGCGTTCTCGTGCTTACGATCATGGCCAATTGAAATCGGATGATCAGGTTCGCGTGGAAAAGAATGAAACCATCGTTATTGAACCTACCCGTACGGAATATGTCTATGTTCCCGTTTATAATCCTAACGTGGTGTTCTATGTTCATGCAGGGGGGGATCCTGCCGTTCGGTACCACCATCATGCCTGGCTTGGATCCTGGTTTGGCGAATGGGGCTGGGGCTCTTGCTGGTTTGAATGGGATTCTCATTTTATCTACGTGAGAGACTATCGTTGGTATCATCACAGACCTATTCCTCATCATCCTCGTCGATATAGTCCTCCTCCTCGACATCGTCGTCTGGAACCTGTTCGTTCCTCTACAAGGCCCCGTGAAAACCGCTTTGATGATAGACGGCCGGAAAATCATCGCTTGGATGATCGTAGAACCGAAGATCGCTGGACGGATCGTCGTGTAGATGAACACCGATTTGAAGATCGTCGGAGTGACAATCGTAACGAAAAACAAGGCCGCACCTTTAGCAGAAACGGCTCCTGGGAAGATCATCGTCAGGATGACAACCCGCCCCCTTCTTCCAACAAGAATACTTCTTCATCTTCTCCTCTTGTCAAGAAGCATTCTGCAAGTGGCGGCAACGGTGGTTTTACCCGCATTAAACGCTAA